One Brassica napus cultivar Da-Ae chromosome C4, Da-Ae, whole genome shotgun sequence genomic region harbors:
- the LOC106394534 gene encoding uncharacterized protein LOC106394534 → MLCDFCGSSSSKRYEHTKQEEALLIESELKRLRLLTRRMTGKDLDGLTFAELLLLESLLKQVLLIVKKLKKKTELEEEQRLQKKEADDECEKIVRGESWWFWLLATDKKMKKHHHHCLEFRRMSGRELAGMTYSELRLLEDEINRGLMGLHEQQFGPRMEQIATQQSEKLISQLRDADERLGTVDGS, encoded by the exons ATGCTCTGCGATTTCTGCGGATCATCATCCAGCAAGAG ATATGAACACacaaaacaagaagaagctCTG TTGATTGAGAGCGAACTCAAGCGACTACGGCTTTTGACCAGGAGAATGACTGGTAAAGATCTAGACGGCCTGACTTTCGCTGAGCTTCTACTACTTGAATCCCTTCTTAAACAAGTCTTGCTCATTGTGAAGAAGCTCAAG AAGAAGACAGAGCTGGAAGAAGAGCAAAGGCTGCAGAAGAAAGAAGCAGATGATGAGTGTGAAAAGATAGTACGAGGAGAGAGCTGGTGGTTTTGGCTCCTTGCAACAgacaagaagatgaagaagcacCACCACCACTG TCTCGAATTCAG GAGGATGAGTGGTAGAGAGCTGGCAGGTATGACTTACTCTGAGCTCCGCTTGCTTGAAGATGAGATCAACCGTGGACTAATGGGGTTGCACGAGCAACAGTTTGGACCGAGGATGGAGCAAATTGCAACGCAGCAAAGTGAG AAATTGATCTCGCAGTTGAGAGACGCTGATGAGAGACTCGGAACAGTTGATGGTTCTTGA
- the LOC106391676 gene encoding fluoride export protein 1-like — protein MDSGNGHQEPFRTRSFSRESSLASSLSLSRSLPLFISTNDVDDSESVSEAGDIGDRSLRRRHSIGRSNRLFSSEDLLEQGVTDDTSRQEHDLSVVKPLPEHMTTSPLPTKSLLSPETNKPVKKEEPVLPKSLEYISCLIHLAVFGILGAITRYLLQKLFGPSVARVTSDGSILYLDLPSNMVGSFLMGWFGVVFKADITRVSEFLAIGLSTGYLGSLTTFSGWNQKMLDLSADGKWLYAVLGFLLGLFLASYSIILGVETAKGFRWLLQRRASSSSKEERNSCLLEVNTFKRHLVSMTLMVLLLVALLAVSATQLVKEFDKGTSEAQLWLGCLVAAPGVWLRWFLARLNGRGLGKDGQYLRWVPFGTVIANVAAASAMAALATLKKSVDTTTCNTVASSIQFGLLGCLSTVSTFTAEFNAMRESDYPWRAYAYASFTIAVSFAIGTVIYSVPVWVVGFS, from the exons ATGGATTCTGGTAATGGCCATCAAGAACCGTTTCGAACCAGGTCTTTTAGCCGAGAGAGCAGTTTAGCCTCTTCTTTGAGCTTATCACGTAGCTTGCCTCTATTCATTAGTACCAATGATGTGGATGATAGTGAGAGTGTCTCAGAGGCTGGGGATATTGGGGACCGCTCGCTCCGGAGAAGGCATAGTATTGGTAGAAGCAACCGTTTGTTTTCTTCTGAGGATTTGCTAGAACAAGGGGTGACTGATGATACTTCTCGTCAAGAACATGACCTTTCTGTAGTCAAACCTTTGCCTGAGCACATGACAACATCTCCTTTACCTACCAAATCACTCTTGTCACCTGAGACAAACAAACCG GTAAAGAAGGAGGAGCCTGTGCTACCAAAGTCCTTGGAATACATATCTTGCCTGATTCATTTGGCTGTTTTTGGGATTCTTGGAGCTATTACGAGATACTTGCTGCAGAAACTGTTTGGACCAAGTGTTGCTCGAGTAACCAGCGATGGGAGCATCTTGTACCTTGATCTTCCCTCCAACATGGTAGGATCATTCTTGATGGGTTGGTTCGGCGTCGTGTTCAAAGCAGACATAACCAGAGTTTCTGAGTTTTTAGCGATAGGATTATCGACTGGTTACTTAGGAAGCCTCACAACGTTCAGTGGCTGGAACCAGAAGATGCTGGATCTTAGTGCTGATGGCAAATGGCTATACGCTGTGCTTGGCTTCCTGTTAG GATTGTTTCTTGCATCATACTCCATCATTCTTGGGGTAGAAACAGCCAAAGGTTTCAGATGGCTTCTTCAGAgaagagcttcttcttcttctaaggaGGAGAGAAACTCTTGTCTTCTTGAAGTTAACACGTTTAAGAGGCATCTTGTGTCTATGACCTTAATGGTTTTGTTGCTTGTGGCTTTACTCGCTGTGAGTGCCACTCAGCTTGTGAAAGAGTTTGACAAAGGAACAAGCGAGGCTCAGCTTTGGTTAGGTTGCTTAGTTGCAGCCCCTGGTGTCTGGCTCAGATGGTTTCTTGCTCGGCTCAATGGACGTGGACTGGGGAAAGATGGACAGTACTTGAGGTGGGTCCCGTTTGGAACTGTTATTGCGAATGTAGCTGCGGCTTCCGCCATGGCAGCTTTGGCCACGTTGAAAAAATCG GTGGACACTACAACATGTAACACGGTTGCTTCTAGCATACAGTTTGGTCTGTTGGGATGTCTAAGCACAGTTTCAACCTTTACGGCTGAGTTCAATGCCATGAGAGAAAGTGATTATCCATGGAGAGCCTATGCGTATGCATCTTTCACTATAGCGGTTTCTTTTGCAATTGGAACTGTTATATACTCTGTCCCTGTTTGGGTTGTAGGATTCAGTTAG